A window from Staphylococcus succinus encodes these proteins:
- a CDS encoding N-acetylglucosaminidase yields MNENIKRRLPLILLIIISAVFAILLIINETHLFDNQKSYTFDEAVDRQLGEGTLNMKEKNGQFINASKADVKKAMDVNSDKANLNHMDISEAVSMSEDELNHILKDKGILKNQGAAFLKAQDKYEVNVLYLVSHALVETGHGKSELANGIEDGGKKYYNFYGIGAFDVNAVHTGSSFAKEQSWTSPERAIMGGAKFVRKNYLNKEQLTLYQMRWNPENPGNHQYASDVEWDENIASFMKHYYKQLGIRKDHIHDDYYL; encoded by the coding sequence ATGAATGAAAATATAAAGCGGAGGTTACCGTTAATATTATTGATAATCATAAGTGCTGTTTTTGCGATTCTGCTTATCATTAATGAAACACATTTATTTGATAATCAAAAGTCATATACATTTGACGAAGCGGTTGATAGACAACTTGGTGAAGGCACTTTGAATATGAAAGAAAAAAATGGCCAATTTATAAATGCTTCGAAGGCAGATGTAAAAAAAGCTATGGATGTAAACAGTGATAAAGCAAATTTGAATCATATGGATATCTCTGAGGCAGTATCGATGTCAGAAGATGAATTAAATCACATTTTAAAAGATAAAGGTATATTAAAAAATCAAGGTGCGGCATTTTTAAAAGCTCAAGATAAATATGAAGTGAATGTATTATATTTAGTGAGTCATGCACTTGTAGAAACTGGGCACGGTAAATCAGAGCTTGCAAATGGTATCGAAGATGGTGGGAAAAAATATTATAATTTTTATGGTATTGGTGCATTTGATGTAAATGCGGTTCACACGGGCAGTAGTTTTGCTAAAGAACAATCATGGACATCCCCAGAAAGAGCAATTATGGGTGGAGCAAAGTTTGTACGTAAAAATTATCTTAATAAGGAGCAATTAACGTTGTACCAAATGCGTTGGAATCCCGAAAACCCTGGCAATCATCAATATGCTAGTGACGTAGAGTGGGATGAAAACATAGCTAGTTTTATGAAACATTATTATAAACAATTAGGTATTAGAAAAGATCATATTCATGATGACTACTATTTATAA
- a CDS encoding FAD-dependent monooxygenase, with amino-acid sequence MKIAIVGAGIGGLTAAALLNEQGHEVKIFEKNSQVSEVGAGIGIGGNVIEKLGKHDLAKGIKNVGQVIDTMEVLDDKNNMLSKMKLKKNTVNLTMTRQSLIDIIKSYVPNQIIFTNHHVTDIDNGALKVTLHFETQEQESFDLCIGADGIHAKTREVTVPNSKPIYQGYTVFRGLVEDVDIKHTNIAKEYWSKKGRVGIVPLLNNQAYWFISINAKEKDTKMQSYGKPHLQARFNHFPNEVRKILDKQSETDILLHDIYDLNPLKSFIYQRVVLLGDAAHATTPNMGQGAGQAMEDAIILANCIASYDFDEALQRYDKLRVKHTKKVTLRSRKIGKIAQRRNRFVVAVRNAIAKMIPNKLISNQTRFLYKSKQK; translated from the coding sequence ATGAAAATAGCAATAGTAGGCGCAGGCATCGGTGGTTTAACAGCAGCAGCTTTATTAAATGAACAAGGCCATGAGGTTAAAATTTTTGAAAAAAATAGTCAAGTCTCTGAAGTAGGTGCAGGCATCGGAATCGGTGGCAATGTCATTGAAAAATTAGGGAAACATGATTTAGCAAAAGGCATTAAAAATGTTGGCCAAGTGATTGACACGATGGAAGTGTTAGACGACAAAAATAATATGTTATCTAAAATGAAATTGAAAAAAAACACAGTTAATTTAACAATGACACGTCAGTCATTGATAGATATTATTAAGTCATATGTACCTAATCAAATAATATTTACAAATCATCATGTTACAGATATCGATAATGGTGCATTAAAAGTGACATTACATTTTGAAACGCAGGAACAGGAGTCATTTGATCTGTGTATTGGGGCAGATGGCATTCATGCAAAAACACGTGAGGTTACAGTACCCAATAGTAAACCTATATATCAAGGTTATACAGTATTTAGAGGCTTAGTGGAAGATGTAGATATTAAACATACAAACATAGCCAAAGAATATTGGTCTAAAAAAGGCAGAGTAGGTATTGTACCACTACTAAATAATCAAGCTTATTGGTTTATTTCTATCAATGCAAAAGAAAAAGATACAAAGATGCAATCATATGGTAAACCGCACCTCCAGGCTAGATTTAATCATTTTCCTAATGAAGTGAGAAAAATACTGGATAAACAAAGTGAAACAGATATATTATTACACGATATTTATGATCTTAATCCTTTGAAGTCATTTATTTATCAACGCGTTGTTTTATTAGGTGATGCAGCGCATGCAACGACACCAAATATGGGACAAGGTGCAGGACAGGCAATGGAAGATGCGATTATTTTAGCAAACTGTATTGCCAGTTATGATTTTGACGAAGCACTTCAACGTTATGATAAACTAAGAGTAAAACATACTAAAAAAGTAACGCTACGTTCTAGAAAAATAGGCAAAATTGCGCAACGACGCAATCGTTTTGTGGTTGCAGTTAGAAATGCTATTGCGAAAATGATACCCAACAAATTAATAAGTAATCAAACGAGATTTTTATATAAATCTAAACAAAAATAA
- a CDS encoding DUF4870 domain-containing protein: MNEQYNAYTSETVQQFSPTRDERMMATLIYVLSFFTSLIAPLIIWLINREDSPFVDKVSKNYFNFLLSYFIWSILALISIFILIGFILVPVIALLNFIFTIVAAVKSYNGEDYLPPLSIKFFK; this comes from the coding sequence ATGAATGAACAATATAATGCATACACATCTGAAACAGTACAACAATTCTCTCCTACTCGTGACGAACGAATGATGGCTACATTGATTTATGTATTAAGCTTCTTTACTTCACTTATTGCACCACTTATTATTTGGCTAATTAATCGAGAAGATTCACCATTTGTGGACAAAGTGAGTAAAAATTACTTCAACTTTTTACTTTCCTATTTTATTTGGTCTATACTTGCATTAATTTCTATCTTTATTTTAATAGGTTTTATTTTAGTTCCTGTTATTGCACTTTTAAATTTTATATTTACTATCGTAGCTGCTGTAAAATCATATAATGGAGAAGATTATTTACCTCCATTATCTATCAAATTTTTTAAATAA
- a CDS encoding inositol monophosphatase family protein, with protein sequence MEKEQLTFIDDAVREWLATLDDIIPQLIQDMVTGTKQNRFDLVTNVDKSIQDKFELFLNKHFPEHQLLAEEKSNDEVHAKKGHVWVMDPIDGTTNLVKQQEDYCIILGYFVDGEPVLSYIYDYPHSKLYKAVKGFGAYVNGEPLKQPENIELKDAIISFNSLVMNDETMHDLHDASFSYRFIGSCGLDSIRVINGQFGAHINTNPKPWDIAAQFLFARELGLKMTSLNNQPVDFSKGGNFIISNRACHEQILQILNSGQGYEK encoded by the coding sequence ATGGAGAAAGAACAATTAACTTTTATCGATGATGCTGTCAGAGAGTGGCTCGCTACACTAGATGATATTATTCCACAACTCATACAAGATATGGTTACAGGCACGAAACAAAATAGATTTGATTTAGTGACTAACGTGGATAAATCAATTCAAGATAAATTCGAATTATTTTTAAATAAGCATTTTCCAGAACATCAATTGCTAGCTGAAGAAAAATCGAACGATGAAGTACATGCCAAAAAAGGCCATGTGTGGGTTATGGATCCAATTGATGGGACGACAAATTTAGTTAAGCAGCAAGAAGATTATTGTATTATATTAGGATATTTTGTTGATGGAGAACCGGTATTGTCGTACATATATGATTATCCTCATAGTAAGCTTTATAAAGCTGTAAAAGGATTTGGTGCATATGTAAATGGAGAACCATTAAAACAACCAGAAAATATTGAATTAAAAGATGCGATCATTTCATTTAATTCTTTAGTAATGAATGATGAAACGATGCATGACTTGCATGATGCATCATTTAGCTATCGTTTCATTGGTTCATGTGGTCTAGACTCTATTCGAGTAATTAATGGACAATTTGGAGCGCATATAAATACAAACCCAAAACCTTGGGATATAGCAGCGCAATTCTTATTTGCACGTGAATTAGGACTGAAGATGACTTCTTTAAATAACCAACCAGTTGATTTTTCCAAAGGCGGCAATTTTATAATTAGTAATCGTGCATGTCATGAACAAATTTTACAAATATTAAATTCTGGACAAGGTTATGAAAAATAA
- a CDS encoding CHAP domain-containing protein gives MKKLLTATTLTAGIGAAMVGLDHGHDANAAEQTQTTNESTTQSASGSSANLYTSGQCTWYVFDKVDGSIGSTWGNANNWASAASAAGYTVNNSPEEGSILQSTSGPYGHVAYVEDVNSDGSVHVSEMNYNGGPYSVSERTIPAGEAGSYNYIHVD, from the coding sequence ATGAAAAAATTATTAACAGCAACAACTTTAACAGCAGGTATTGGCGCAGCAATGGTAGGATTAGATCATGGACATGATGCAAATGCAGCAGAACAAACACAAACAACTAACGAATCTACTACACAATCAGCTTCAGGTTCAAGCGCTAACTTATATACTTCAGGTCAATGTACTTGGTATGTATTTGATAAAGTAGACGGTAGCATCGGTTCTACTTGGGGAAATGCAAATAACTGGGCATCAGCTGCATCAGCTGCGGGTTATACAGTTAACAACTCTCCAGAAGAAGGATCAATTTTACAATCAACTTCAGGACCTTATGGACACGTGGCTTATGTTGAAGATGTAAATAGTGATGGTTCAGTACATGTTTCTGAAATGAACTATAATGGCGGACCATACTCTGTAAGTGAACGTACTATTCCTGCTGGTGAAGCTGGATCATATAACTATATCCACGTTGACTAA
- the fdhF gene encoding formate dehydrogenase subunit alpha: MQEHLIVSLDGKDYLVEPGTNLLEFIKSQDTFVPSICYNESLGPIQTCDTCTVEIDGQMARACSTIIDKPMVVHTQNNNVQTSQKEALDRILEKHMLYCTVCDYNNGDCEIHNTMDQWGLEHQTYEYKEKPYEKDYGPFYRYDPNQCILCGRCVEVCQDVQVNETLTIDWERQQPRVIWDNDTTINDSSCVGCGQCATVCPCNAMMEVNMEGNAGYMTDLEPGSLAAMIDLTKKAEPGYGPLFAVSDSEAAMREERIEKTKTVCTYCGVGCSFDVWTKDREVIKVQPQHESPANKISSCVKGKFGWDYVDSEERLTKPLVRKNGQFEEVEWEEALKVVSENFLKVKATHGPDGLAFISSSKATNEESYLMQKLARQVIGTNNVDNCSRYCQAPATKGLFRTVGHGGDSGSIDDLEIADMVVLIGTNTAEAHPVIASRIKRGHKLYNNTLNVFDIRKHEMAERADNFYQPKPGTDLVWLSAVTKYIIDHGLHDESFVTTWVNHFEEYYKSLAPFTMEFAEETTGISQEALIDFAKQVVNAESVSICWAMGVTQQDIGSDTSTAISNLLLATGNYRKPGTGAYPLRGHNNVQGCSDMGSMPDQFPGYQKVVDDEIRAKFEREYGEALPDKVGRDNHQMMEGIHEGEIDALYLYGEDTGIVDSNINFVQAALEKVGFLVVQDEFFTFTASYADVVLPASPSLEKTGTFTNTERRIQRLYQALEPKGDSKPDWQIIQSVAKTLGYDWNYQHPSEIMDEIARVTPLYSGVNYDRLEGYSSLQWPVAEDGTDEPTLYIEGFNFEDGKAQFYPLTFDNFFKVNEKYDLHVNNGRLLEHFHEGNMTYKVPGLEYKMPSTFVEVSPELAKERGIHEGAEIKLISDTGEAELIAHVTDRVKGKEIYIPLNNNAMVNGDHGAINLLTNSDVDKDTDTPSYKRTSCRMEVKTRRGKSPLNPTNFRVNKQRQPQYSVRVEDKWKREDYTFPGNQVDR, translated from the coding sequence ATGCAAGAACACTTAATTGTCTCGTTAGATGGGAAAGATTATCTTGTTGAACCAGGGACAAATTTACTTGAATTTATTAAATCTCAAGATACTTTTGTTCCATCAATTTGTTACAACGAATCGCTAGGTCCGATTCAAACGTGTGATACTTGTACTGTTGAGATAGATGGTCAAATGGCACGTGCTTGTAGCACAATAATTGATAAGCCTATGGTCGTTCATACACAAAATAATAACGTCCAGACAAGTCAAAAAGAAGCTTTAGATAGAATATTAGAAAAGCATATGCTTTATTGTACAGTTTGTGATTATAACAATGGTGACTGCGAGATTCATAATACAATGGATCAGTGGGGACTAGAACATCAAACATATGAATATAAAGAAAAACCATACGAAAAAGATTACGGTCCATTTTATCGTTATGACCCAAATCAATGTATTTTATGTGGGCGTTGTGTAGAAGTATGTCAAGACGTTCAAGTCAATGAAACACTTACAATTGATTGGGAACGCCAACAACCACGTGTAATTTGGGACAATGATACTACTATTAATGATTCTTCATGTGTCGGGTGTGGGCAATGTGCAACAGTTTGTCCATGTAATGCCATGATGGAAGTCAATATGGAAGGTAATGCTGGTTATATGACAGATTTAGAACCAGGTTCATTAGCAGCCATGATTGATTTAACTAAAAAAGCTGAACCTGGATATGGTCCATTATTTGCAGTTTCAGATTCAGAAGCAGCTATGCGTGAAGAACGTATCGAAAAAACAAAGACAGTATGTACCTATTGTGGTGTCGGATGTTCGTTCGATGTGTGGACAAAAGATAGAGAAGTAATAAAAGTACAACCTCAACACGAATCTCCAGCAAATAAAATTTCATCTTGTGTTAAAGGAAAATTTGGTTGGGATTATGTCGATTCTGAAGAACGATTAACTAAACCGTTAGTACGTAAAAATGGTCAGTTTGAAGAAGTAGAATGGGAAGAAGCGTTGAAAGTCGTATCTGAAAACTTCTTGAAAGTAAAAGCTACGCACGGGCCAGATGGTTTAGCATTCATTTCTTCTTCTAAAGCAACGAATGAAGAATCATATTTAATGCAAAAATTAGCACGCCAAGTAATTGGTACAAATAACGTTGATAATTGTTCCCGTTATTGCCAAGCACCTGCAACTAAAGGTTTATTTAGAACAGTAGGACACGGCGGAGATTCGGGTTCTATCGATGATCTTGAAATCGCAGATATGGTTGTACTCATAGGTACGAACACAGCTGAAGCACACCCGGTTATTGCGTCCCGTATTAAACGTGGTCACAAATTATATAATAATACTTTAAATGTTTTTGATATACGTAAGCATGAAATGGCAGAACGTGCTGACAATTTCTATCAGCCTAAACCAGGTACTGATTTAGTTTGGTTGTCAGCTGTTACAAAATACATTATTGATCATGGGCTTCACGATGAATCATTTGTTACCACGTGGGTAAATCATTTTGAAGAATACTATAAATCTTTAGCACCATTCACAATGGAATTTGCAGAAGAAACGACTGGTATTTCTCAAGAAGCGTTAATTGATTTCGCAAAACAAGTTGTGAACGCTGAATCAGTATCTATTTGTTGGGCTATGGGAGTCACACAACAGGATATCGGTAGCGATACATCAACTGCAATTTCAAATCTATTATTAGCTACTGGAAACTATAGAAAACCAGGCACAGGCGCATATCCTTTACGAGGACATAATAATGTTCAAGGCTGTAGTGATATGGGAAGTATGCCTGATCAATTTCCTGGCTATCAAAAAGTAGTGGATGATGAAATTAGAGCGAAATTTGAACGTGAATACGGTGAAGCGTTACCTGATAAAGTCGGTCGAGATAATCACCAAATGATGGAAGGTATTCATGAAGGTGAAATAGATGCACTTTATCTATATGGTGAAGATACAGGTATAGTAGATTCTAATATTAATTTTGTACAAGCCGCGCTTGAAAAAGTAGGTTTCTTAGTTGTACAAGATGAGTTTTTCACATTTACTGCATCGTATGCAGATGTAGTATTACCAGCAAGTCCTTCATTAGAAAAAACAGGAACATTTACAAATACTGAACGTCGTATCCAACGCTTATATCAAGCATTGGAACCCAAAGGCGATTCTAAGCCAGATTGGCAAATCATACAATCGGTTGCAAAGACTTTAGGCTATGATTGGAATTATCAACACCCGAGTGAAATCATGGATGAAATCGCTAGAGTAACGCCATTATATTCAGGTGTGAATTATGATCGACTAGAAGGATATAGCAGTTTACAATGGCCTGTAGCTGAAGATGGTACAGACGAACCAACACTTTATATAGAAGGATTTAACTTTGAGGATGGTAAAGCCCAATTCTATCCATTAACATTTGATAATTTCTTTAAAGTAAATGAAAAATATGATTTACATGTGAACAATGGACGACTATTAGAGCATTTTCATGAAGGCAATATGACTTATAAAGTACCTGGCCTTGAATACAAAATGCCAAGTACGTTTGTCGAAGTTTCACCGGAATTAGCAAAAGAGCGCGGAATTCACGAAGGTGCAGAAATTAAATTAATTTCTGATACGGGGGAAGCTGAGTTAATCGCTCATGTTACCGATAGAGTGAAAGGCAAAGAAATCTATATACCACTGAATAACAATGCAATGGTTAATGGCGATCATGGTGCGATTAACTTACTGACAAATAGTGATGTAGATAAAGATACAGATACGCCGTCGTATAAACGTACAAGTTGTCGTATGGAAGTGAAGACACGTAGAGGTAAGTCCCCGTTAAATCCAACAAACTTCCGTGTGAATAAACAACGCCAACCGCAATATAGTGTACGAGTTGAAGATAAGTGGAAACGTGAAGACTATACTTTCCCAGGAAATCAGGTGGATAGATAA
- a CDS encoding 2-hydroxyacid dehydrogenase family protein, with translation MVKVFIAGPIPEVGLNLLKEQGFDVDVYEGQGIIDQDSLKQGVKDADALISLLSTNVDQSIIDAGKHLKIIANYGAGFNNIDITYARQKQIDVTNTPKASTNSTAELTFGLVLAVARRIPEGDTLCRTTGFDGWAPLFFRGREVSGKTIGIIGLGEIGGAVARRAKAFDMTVLYTGPHQKKDKEREIGAKYVDLDTLLKHSDFVTINAAYTPDLHHQIDTEKFKLMKTTSYLINASRGPIVHEQALVQALKDKEIEGAALDVFEYEPEITDALKSLDNVVLTPHIGNATYESRDMMSKIVANDTICKLNHKQPKFLVN, from the coding sequence ATGGTAAAAGTTTTTATCGCTGGTCCAATACCTGAAGTAGGACTTAATTTATTAAAAGAACAAGGTTTTGATGTAGATGTTTATGAAGGTCAGGGTATTATAGATCAAGATAGTCTAAAGCAAGGTGTAAAAGATGCAGATGCGTTAATCAGTCTACTTTCTACAAATGTCGATCAATCAATCATTGATGCAGGTAAACATTTAAAAATTATTGCCAATTATGGTGCTGGTTTTAATAATATAGACATTACTTATGCACGTCAAAAACAAATCGACGTTACAAATACGCCCAAAGCTTCTACTAACTCTACCGCAGAGTTAACGTTTGGCCTTGTACTTGCCGTTGCAAGACGTATCCCAGAAGGTGATACATTGTGTCGTACTACGGGTTTTGATGGATGGGCGCCACTGTTCTTTCGAGGAAGAGAAGTATCGGGTAAAACCATTGGTATTATCGGTTTAGGTGAAATTGGAGGCGCTGTCGCTAGAAGAGCTAAAGCATTTGATATGACTGTATTATATACAGGTCCACATCAAAAGAAAGATAAAGAACGTGAAATTGGCGCAAAGTACGTAGACTTAGATACTTTGTTGAAACATTCTGATTTTGTAACAATTAATGCCGCTTATACACCTGATTTACACCACCAAATTGATACTGAGAAATTTAAATTGATGAAAACAACAAGTTATCTTATCAATGCCTCACGAGGACCTATTGTGCATGAACAAGCCTTAGTACAAGCGTTGAAAGATAAAGAAATTGAAGGTGCAGCTTTAGATGTTTTTGAATACGAACCCGAAATAACTGATGCATTAAAATCTTTAGATAATGTAGTACTCACACCACACATTGGTAATGCCACATATGAATCTCGCGATATGATGTCTAAAATCGTGGCTAATGATACTATATGTAAATTGAATCATAAACAGCCAAAATTCTTAGTGAATTAA
- a CDS encoding helix-turn-helix transcriptional regulator, whose amino-acid sequence MNKRERQNKLVQAIQENRQITASELATKLNVSKRTILRDIQDLEDQGVKILAKHGKLGGYQLQETPNSYEIELTENQLSALFLVLNESQSISTLPYKEEINAIIKKCLNLPYTKMRRTLKKLDRYIKFDDQQYTNLPAIFSNVLIYCTERNVMAMEYDNHSRVITENVIFIGLLCEGGLWKAVVFEIGLGKTNEIPIVDIQDISYSFEKTIKTQDITINNYQQFLNPTEP is encoded by the coding sequence GTGAATAAACGCGAGCGACAAAATAAACTTGTTCAAGCTATTCAAGAGAATAGACAAATTACAGCATCAGAATTGGCAACAAAGTTAAATGTATCGAAAAGAACAATATTAAGAGATATTCAAGATTTAGAAGACCAAGGTGTAAAAATTCTAGCAAAGCATGGAAAACTTGGGGGCTATCAGCTACAGGAAACACCAAATAGTTATGAAATTGAATTAACTGAGAACCAACTATCCGCTTTATTCTTAGTCCTTAACGAAAGTCAATCTATCTCAACGCTTCCTTATAAAGAGGAAATCAATGCAATTATAAAAAAATGTTTAAACTTACCTTATACTAAAATGCGACGTACGCTCAAAAAGTTAGATCGCTATATTAAATTTGATGATCAACAATATACAAATTTACCGGCAATTTTCTCTAATGTTCTTATTTATTGTACCGAAAGGAACGTAATGGCAATGGAGTATGATAATCATAGCCGTGTCATTACAGAAAATGTTATATTCATTGGCTTATTATGTGAAGGTGGCTTGTGGAAAGCAGTCGTTTTTGAAATTGGTCTTGGTAAAACTAATGAAATTCCAATTGTAGATATACAAGATATTTCTTATTCTTTTGAGAAAACGATTAAAACACAAGATATTACTATAAATAATTACCAACAATTTTTAAACCCAACTGAGCCATAA
- a CDS encoding DMT family transporter, whose translation MQWLKVILAGLIEILWVTGLNVADSFLSWIGVLIIIVISFFLVISACKSLPVGTVYAVFVGIGAVGTVLVDMIVFGDPFSLIKLALIVLLIIGIIGLKLTTEEAEA comes from the coding sequence ATGCAATGGTTGAAAGTTATACTAGCTGGACTCATCGAAATATTATGGGTAACCGGTTTAAACGTTGCCGATTCTTTTCTAAGTTGGATTGGCGTCTTAATTATTATTGTTATTAGTTTCTTTCTGGTCATATCAGCATGTAAATCCTTACCTGTTGGTACAGTATATGCCGTATTTGTCGGTATTGGGGCTGTTGGTACAGTACTCGTAGATATGATTGTTTTTGGAGATCCTTTTAGTTTGATTAAATTAGCGCTAATTGTATTATTGATTATCGGTATTATTGGATTAAAACTTACTACTGAGGAGGCTGAAGCATAA
- a CDS encoding LCP family protein, with protein MGLSKKIVLWFFGILVLLALIAVIYLGFKIFSVGGSIHNPLDRNKSSLRDKDVNLNNGDPFTVALFGVDSDAKRTANGGGQRSDTIMVLSINPQKKTTEIVSIPRDTQAEIVGKGTTEKINHAYAYGGPDMAVKSVEKLLNVPIDHYATIDMDGMQDMIDTVGGIDVTSNATFSYDGQQFNEGEKTHMDGQQAMAFIRSRKEEGAGGDFGRQERQQIVIEGLANKLTSVSSIPHFNSIMNHIKDNVKTDLSIGELNKIRSKYNDANDNVNRHQLQGQGGIQDDGLYYFVPSDSSLSEIESSIKDNLGI; from the coding sequence ATGGGGTTATCCAAAAAAATTGTATTATGGTTTTTTGGCATATTAGTTTTATTAGCGCTAATAGCAGTAATCTATCTAGGTTTTAAAATATTTTCTGTCGGTGGTTCGATACACAATCCTTTAGATAGAAATAAATCCTCGCTACGAGATAAAGATGTCAATTTAAATAATGGTGATCCATTTACTGTTGCATTATTTGGTGTAGATTCTGATGCAAAAAGAACTGCTAACGGTGGTGGTCAACGTAGTGATACAATCATGGTGTTATCTATCAATCCTCAGAAAAAAACAACTGAAATTGTAAGCATTCCGAGAGACACGCAAGCAGAAATTGTTGGTAAAGGAACAACAGAAAAAATTAACCATGCTTATGCCTATGGCGGACCAGACATGGCAGTGAAGTCGGTAGAGAAATTATTAAATGTGCCAATTGATCATTATGCGACAATTGATATGGATGGCATGCAAGATATGATTGATACAGTGGGTGGCATTGACGTAACAAGTAATGCTACATTCTCATATGACGGCCAACAATTTAATGAAGGCGAAAAAACACATATGGATGGACAACAAGCGATGGCTTTTATAAGAAGTCGTAAAGAAGAAGGCGCAGGCGGAGATTTCGGACGTCAAGAACGCCAACAGATTGTTATAGAAGGATTAGCCAACAAACTTACAAGTGTAAGTTCTATTCCACATTTTAATTCCATAATGAATCATATTAAAGATAATGTGAAGACAGATTTATCGATTGGTGAATTAAACAAAATTAGAAGTAAATATAATGATGCTAATGATAATGTGAATAGACACCAATTACAGGGTCAAGGCGGCATTCAAGACGATGGCTTGTACTATTTTGTACCAAGCGACAGTTCGCTAAGTGAAATAGAGTCCAGTATTAAAGATAATTTAGGTATTTAA
- a CDS encoding DMT family transporter: MTWVILLIAGLLEVLGVVILNEISRTKKKWLVALLAVAFICSFSTLKVAMNDIPMGTAYAIWSGIGTGGGTLVGMIVYKESKNAKRMFFITLIILSIVGLRLVS, from the coding sequence ATGACTTGGGTTATATTACTAATTGCGGGACTACTAGAAGTACTAGGCGTAGTCATCTTAAATGAGATTTCGCGCACTAAAAAGAAATGGCTGGTTGCGCTATTAGCTGTTGCATTTATTTGTAGCTTTAGTACGCTTAAAGTAGCAATGAATGATATACCTATGGGCACAGCCTATGCAATATGGAGCGGAATAGGTACAGGTGGTGGCACACTCGTTGGCATGATTGTTTATAAAGAATCTAAAAATGCTAAACGTATGTTCTTTATTACGCTAATTATTTTATCAATTGTAGGATTAAGACTAGTAAGTTAA
- a CDS encoding DUF1641 domain-containing protein — MAERISKIKRMEKSEAQIKQESLEEVTDAIVENKDSILKAINIISTLDDAKILDALSGAVKSRGVIANKFAVELNKDTYSGLISNMASLVFLLGDLNVNDLSEMLNKVNKGLHVANQANPNQKTSITGLMGILKDDEMNRSLTYMLNMLRGMSR, encoded by the coding sequence ATGGCTGAAAGAATATCTAAAATTAAACGTATGGAAAAGTCAGAAGCGCAGATCAAACAAGAAAGTTTAGAAGAAGTGACAGATGCAATTGTTGAGAATAAAGATAGTATTTTGAAAGCAATCAACATTATTAGTACTTTAGACGATGCGAAAATACTAGATGCTTTATCTGGTGCAGTTAAAAGTAGAGGGGTTATTGCTAACAAATTTGCAGTTGAATTAAATAAGGACACTTATTCTGGTTTGATTTCTAATATGGCCTCACTTGTATTTTTACTAGGTGATTTAAATGTAAATGATTTATCTGAGATGCTAAACAAAGTAAATAAAGGTTTGCATGTGGCTAATCAAGCTAATCCAAATCAAAAAACATCAATAACAGGATTGATGGGCATCTTAAAAGATGACGAAATGAATCGCAGCTTAACGTATATGCTTAATATGCTAAGAGGAATGTCAAGATAA